In one Sesamum indicum cultivar Zhongzhi No. 13 linkage group LG12, S_indicum_v1.0, whole genome shotgun sequence genomic region, the following are encoded:
- the LOC105175170 gene encoding dnaJ protein ERDJ3B, which translates to MSLRAAMAEVTQPAAAADRRSLYEVLRVRQNASQVEIKTAYRTLAKLYHPDATSRFMDSSVASTSDGRDFIEIQNAYETLSDPDARAVYDSNLNVNSRRRWNTGGLSGYGSPSRSRFYRTRSQLAAEKAGLGSASLVQSLTNELLVVTDVAAKVLRFDPSSYVVKWSIQKGGRKQDEGAQRVPWTRTIAIQTQFGHYFHCSKWNLDAKPCNLETLRNIYYHH; encoded by the exons ATGTCTCTGCGCGCCGCCATGGCCGAGGTAACGCAGCCCGCTGCCGCCGCCGACAGGAGGAGCCTCTATGAGGTCCTTCGTGTCAGGCAAAACGCATCGCAGGTGGAGATCAAGACGGCGTACCGGACGCTCGCCAAGCTTTACCATCCCGACGCGACCTCGCGATTTATGGACTCGTCGGTTGCCTCGACGTCGGACGGACGAGATTTCATCGAGATCCAGAACGCTTATGAAACACTGTCGGATCCTGACGCCAGAGCGGTCTACGACTCGAATTTGAATGTTAATTCGAGACGTCGGTGGAATACTGGCGGTCTATCTGGGTACGGGAGTCCGAGTAGGAGCAGATTTTACCGGACACGGAG TCAACTTGCAGCTGAAAAAGCTGGCTTG GGGAGTGCTTCACTGGTACAAAGTTTGACAAATGAACTACTGGTTGTAACAGACGTTGCGGCCAAAGTCCTAAGATTTGATCCATCATCTTATGTTGTTAAGTGGTCAATTCAAAAGGGAGGAAGAAAGCAAGATGAAGGTGCACAAAGAGTTCCGTGGACAAGAACAATAGCAATTCAAACGCAGTTTGGCCACTATTTCCATTGTTCAAAATGGAACTTGGATGCAAAGCCCTGCAACCTTGAGACGCTGCGCAATATTTACTATCATCATTAA